From Pontibacter actiniarum, a single genomic window includes:
- a CDS encoding MnhB domain-containing protein: protein MRTMIFATAIRLLTPVFLLFSVYILFRGHNHPGGGFIGGLIGSIAFVFHVLAHGAERTANSYFRVRVYYSSRNAGYSRAHHALRLVRVNVWNRRRSLLEEGWQFSFLQLRPVYLMALGLFLAVTSGVLGLLLGEPYMAALWLEAKLPLIGSVGTPILFDAGVYLLVLGMVLTMVFTMSKE, encoded by the coding sequence TATTCGCCTGCTCACCCCGGTGTTCTTGCTTTTCTCGGTGTACATCCTGTTCCGGGGGCACAACCACCCGGGCGGCGGGTTTATCGGGGGGCTGATCGGGTCCATTGCCTTTGTCTTTCACGTCCTGGCCCACGGAGCAGAACGTACCGCTAACTCTTACTTTCGGGTGCGGGTATACTACAGCAGCCGTAATGCCGGGTACAGCCGCGCGCACCACGCCCTACGCCTGGTGCGTGTCAACGTCTGGAATCGCCGCCGCAGCCTGCTGGAAGAGGGCTGGCAGTTTTCTTTCCTGCAGCTAAGGCCGGTGTATTTAATGGCGCTGGGGCTGTTCCTGGCTGTTACCAGCGGTGTGCTGGGCCTGTTGCTCGGGGAGCCTTACATGGCGGCCCTGTGGCTGGAGGCAAAGCTGCCGCTGATAGGCTCTGTGGGCACGCCCATACTTTTTGATGCCGGCGTGTACCTGCTGGTGCTGGGCATGGTGCTTACCATGGTGTTTACAATGTCAAAAGAATAG
- a CDS encoding NADH-quinone oxidoreductase subunit K, with amino-acid sequence MEILLPFMIGILFAVSLYFILHRHLFKLILGLILFGLATNLFLFVIGGITRSSIAIINKDATVAAEPYADPVPQALLLTAIVIGFGIQAFAIVLIRRVYQTFKSNNLDDFRQDKEPEP; translated from the coding sequence ATGGAGATACTGCTGCCTTTCATGATAGGGATTCTGTTTGCCGTAAGCCTGTACTTTATACTGCACCGGCACCTGTTTAAATTGATACTGGGGCTCATTCTGTTTGGCCTGGCGACTAACCTTTTCCTGTTTGTAATAGGCGGCATTACGCGCAGCAGCATCGCCATTATAAACAAAGATGCCACTGTCGCTGCTGAGCCTTATGCCGATCCGGTGCCACAGGCGCTTCTGCTAACAGCTATCGTGATCGGGTTTGGGATACAGGCGTTTGCCATTGTGCTGATCCGCCGCGTGTACCAGACGTTTAAGTCCAACAACCTCGACGATTTCAGGCAGGATAAGGAACCGGAGCCATAG
- a CDS encoding proton-conducting transporter membrane subunit: MTSHAILLLPLLIPLYGAVLCLVLWQKERWQALVAGLTQLGWLAAAVLLLQRVLEQEVLATQIGNWPAPFGITLVADVFSVLMIATGAVIGLAVFLFSLQGLDKTRKRYGYYPLLLLLQMGVSGVCLTGDLFNLYVWFEVLLICCFALLGLGGTKAQLEGTLKYVTINFLASGLLLTGTGIVYSLFGALNLAELALLVRQPNHPNLPLLSMASLFFLTGFGIKSAIFPLFFWLPASYHAPPIAISAFIAGLISKVGVYTLIRLFTLVFVSNLSFMLPLLAVLSGLTMVVGVVGAAAQNDFRKILSFHIISQIGYMLMGLAVYTPLALAGSIFFIVHNILVKTNLFLVSGVVAQRHRTFSLKKLGGLYLRQPVLALLFLLSALSLAGTPPLSGFWGKLMLAKAGFEAGSYTLVATSLCVSLVTLFSMTKIWTEVFWKPKPVIPVGAVAETAEDRLRNQYLYLPVALLLVFILFIGVYAGPLVRLAEQASQGLLHIEKYTQTVLSNN; this comes from the coding sequence ATGACTTCACATGCCATCCTGCTGCTACCCTTGCTTATTCCGCTCTATGGTGCGGTGCTGTGCCTGGTGCTGTGGCAAAAGGAGCGCTGGCAAGCCCTGGTGGCCGGCCTGACGCAGCTTGGCTGGCTGGCGGCGGCAGTGCTGCTGTTGCAACGCGTGCTGGAGCAGGAGGTGCTGGCCACCCAGATAGGCAACTGGCCCGCTCCCTTCGGCATTACCCTGGTGGCAGATGTGTTTAGTGTTCTAATGATTGCGACCGGCGCTGTTATCGGGCTGGCGGTGTTTCTGTTCTCGCTGCAGGGGCTGGACAAAACGCGTAAAAGATACGGTTACTACCCGCTGTTGCTGTTGCTGCAAATGGGTGTGAGCGGCGTTTGCCTGACAGGTGACCTGTTTAACCTGTATGTGTGGTTCGAGGTACTGCTGATCTGCTGCTTCGCCCTTTTGGGCCTGGGCGGCACCAAAGCGCAACTAGAGGGTACGCTAAAATACGTGACCATCAATTTTCTGGCTTCGGGCCTGCTCCTGACGGGCACAGGGATTGTATACAGCCTGTTTGGGGCGCTGAACCTGGCGGAATTGGCGTTGCTGGTGCGTCAGCCAAACCATCCTAACCTGCCGCTCCTAAGTATGGCCAGCCTCTTTTTCCTGACGGGGTTTGGTATCAAGTCAGCGATTTTTCCGCTGTTTTTCTGGTTGCCTGCCTCCTACCATGCGCCTCCTATTGCCATTTCGGCCTTTATTGCCGGGCTTATCTCCAAGGTCGGGGTTTATACGCTGATCCGGCTCTTCACGCTTGTGTTTGTGAGCAACCTTAGCTTTATGCTTCCCCTTTTGGCCGTTCTCTCGGGGCTAACAATGGTGGTGGGCGTGGTAGGGGCCGCTGCCCAGAACGACTTCCGCAAGATTCTCTCCTTCCACATTATCAGCCAGATTGGATATATGCTGATGGGGCTTGCCGTGTACACTCCACTGGCTCTGGCGGGGAGCATTTTTTTTATTGTCCACAACATCCTCGTCAAGACCAACCTGTTTTTGGTGAGCGGCGTGGTGGCCCAGCGGCACCGCACTTTTTCGTTAAAGAAGCTGGGTGGCCTGTACCTGCGACAGCCCGTATTGGCTTTGCTGTTTCTGCTGTCGGCCCTGAGCCTTGCCGGCACGCCGCCCCTCTCCGGGTTCTGGGGAAAGCTCATGCTGGCAAAAGCTGGCTTTGAAGCCGGAAGTTACACGTTGGTGGCTACTTCGTTGTGCGTCAGCCTGGTAACCTTATTCTCCATGACGAAGATCTGGACGGAGGTATTCTGGAAGCCGAAGCCCGTTATACCAGTGGGTGCGGTAGCTGAGACCGCGGAAGACAGGCTGCGCAACCAATACCTGTACCTGCCGGTAGCCCTGCTGCTGGTGTTCATCCTGTTCATCGGGGTGTATGCTGGGCCACTGGTGCGGCTGGCGGAGCAGGCGTCGCAGGGGCTGCTGCACATCGAAAAGTATACTCAAACAGTACTATCAAATAACTAA
- a CDS encoding Na+/H+ antiporter subunit E, whose amino-acid sequence MRLFLFHSVLAMVAVYLYFRHVETVVPYSAISASTFFAALFFLLWLTSFFYSRTYFRKLPKFFSFLLFFFKELLVANLKIAYDIITPHYYMRPSVIALPLKARSDLEITILANIISLTPGTLSIDVSKDRKMLYVHALYVKHNDLEKLKLHIKNGFERRLLELTA is encoded by the coding sequence ATGCGACTTTTCCTTTTCCATAGCGTGCTAGCCATGGTGGCGGTGTACTTGTACTTCCGGCACGTGGAGACGGTGGTGCCGTACAGTGCCATCAGTGCTTCCACTTTTTTCGCTGCTCTGTTCTTTCTGCTCTGGCTCACGTCTTTCTTTTACAGCCGTACCTATTTCCGGAAGCTGCCCAAATTTTTCTCCTTCCTGCTGTTCTTCTTTAAGGAGCTGCTGGTTGCCAACCTGAAAATCGCCTACGACATCATTACGCCGCATTACTACATGCGCCCCTCCGTGATAGCGCTTCCCCTAAAGGCAAGGTCTGACCTGGAGATAACGATCCTGGCCAACATTATCTCGCTCACGCCCGGTACGTTAAGTATAGATGTAAGCAAGGATCGTAAGATGTTGTATGTGCATGCTTTATATGTGAAGCACAACGATTTGGAAAAGCTGAAGCTGCATATTAAAAACGGATTTGAACGAAGACTTTTAGAACTGACCGCATGA
- a CDS encoding monovalent cation/H+ antiporter complex subunit F: MSAFQITLFIAMVVLSVCLMLTAVRFAIGPSLPDRITAFDLIVANVIGIIAIYTEFTGNEDFIDVAIILSLFGFLGSISFSYYIMRITK, encoded by the coding sequence ATGAGTGCATTCCAGATTACTCTCTTCATTGCTATGGTCGTGCTAAGCGTGTGCCTGATGCTGACAGCCGTCCGCTTTGCTATTGGGCCCAGCCTGCCCGACCGCATCACGGCCTTCGACCTGATTGTGGCCAACGTCATCGGTATCATAGCCATCTACACGGAGTTCACCGGAAACGAGGACTTTATTGATGTCGCCATCATCCTGTCCTTGTTCGGGTTCTTGGGCTCCATCTCTTTCTCTTACTACATTATGAGGATTACCAAATGA
- the mnhG gene encoding monovalent cation/H(+) antiporter subunit G, with amino-acid sequence MSVMEASIDWNMVREVVSCVLILAGVGFMLTSTIGLLRFPDFYIRMSAITKGATLGVGLILLGMGIYFNQPGILLKVLAVIVFTFMTAPVAAHVIGRTAVQNRIPFWNKTNTKEFEQYLEKEHLEQLVSHDRYKDDTPKVRKYGDADGSE; translated from the coding sequence ATGAGCGTTATGGAAGCAAGTATAGACTGGAACATGGTGCGCGAGGTGGTGAGTTGCGTGCTGATCTTAGCGGGGGTAGGATTTATGCTCACCTCCACCATCGGCCTTCTCCGGTTCCCGGACTTTTACATCCGGATGTCAGCCATTACCAAAGGGGCCACGCTTGGCGTAGGGCTTATTTTACTGGGGATGGGGATTTACTTTAATCAGCCCGGCATCCTGCTGAAAGTGCTGGCGGTGATTGTGTTCACGTTTATGACGGCCCCTGTTGCCGCCCACGTGATTGGCCGCACGGCTGTGCAGAACAGGATTCCGTTTTGGAACAAGACCAACACCAAAGAGTTTGAGCAGTACCTGGAGAAGGAACACCTGGAGCAGCTAGTGAGCCACGACAGGTACAAAGATGATACGCCGAAGGTTAGGAAGTATGGTGATGCTGATGGTAGTGAATAA
- a CDS encoding metallophosphoesterase codes for MSKKGEHIFFNLELPEEHGPFHVIGDVHGCFDELMELLQQLGYGVSWEASKQQYEVVPPAGCKAVFVGDLVDRGPNSPEVLRLVMDMVDQGVAYCVSGNHDDKLFRMLNGRNVQIRHGLELTKAQLERYDRAFQERVRDFISTLPHHVILDEGRLVVAHAGLEERLHGRNSKGVRELCLYGPTTGETDDKGLPVRLDWAAEYCGKAIVVYGHTPVHEPRWRNNTINIDTGCVFGGSLTALMYPDHILTSVDAHQTYAESVRPFIHYHQHHHTS; via the coding sequence ATGAGTAAGAAGGGCGAGCATATTTTTTTTAACCTGGAGCTGCCGGAGGAGCACGGGCCTTTCCATGTAATTGGAGACGTGCACGGCTGCTTTGACGAGCTGATGGAGCTGCTGCAGCAACTCGGGTACGGTGTTAGCTGGGAGGCTAGCAAGCAGCAGTACGAGGTAGTGCCGCCGGCAGGGTGCAAGGCCGTGTTTGTGGGAGACCTGGTAGACCGTGGCCCCAACTCCCCGGAGGTGCTGCGGCTGGTGATGGATATGGTGGACCAAGGGGTGGCCTACTGCGTCAGCGGCAACCACGACGATAAGCTGTTCCGCATGCTGAACGGGCGGAACGTACAGATCAGGCACGGGCTGGAGTTAACCAAAGCACAGCTGGAACGCTACGACAGGGCTTTCCAGGAGCGCGTGAGGGACTTTATCAGCACACTGCCGCACCACGTTATCCTGGACGAGGGAAGGCTGGTGGTGGCGCACGCCGGCCTGGAGGAGCGCCTGCACGGCCGCAACTCCAAAGGCGTACGCGAACTCTGCCTCTATGGCCCCACTACGGGAGAGACGGACGACAAGGGGCTTCCGGTGCGCCTCGACTGGGCCGCAGAATACTGCGGCAAGGCCATTGTGGTGTATGGGCATACTCCCGTACATGAGCCGCGCTGGCGCAACAACACCATTAACATCGATACGGGATGCGTGTTTGGAGGGAGCCTAACGGCCCTGATGTACCCCGACCATATCCTGACCTCTGTGGATGCCCACCAAACCTACGCCGAGTCTGTCAGGCCTTTTATTCACTACCATCAGCATCACCATACTTCCTAA
- a CDS encoding chloride channel protein, whose amino-acid sequence MLISSVLVGLTAGMAAVILKTLVHYIHVLLAYGNRLLDQPYWLVVFPIIGILLTVFVVRVAFNGSIGRGTAGVLFSISQKSSMVERHKMYSHVVTSAFTAGFGGSAGLESPIVVTGSAIGSNYGRDYHLNYRDRTLLLAAGAAAGIAAVFNAPIAGVLFAIEVLLTDISISAFIPLIISAVVGALCSKLILQEEILFNIGQREFFAASHLPFYVLLGVLCGMMSVYYTRMALRVEELFEEYQSKVYSRAIVGGILLGLLIMLFPPLFGEGYDSIRLLEGNNAQEMLQNSWLAFFGTNEWLVLCFVGALALVKVFAATITIASGGNGGNFAPSMFVGASTGFFFSRLVNLLSFNNLPVSSFAMVGMAGILSGVMHAPLTAVFLIAEITGGYTLMIPLMIVAATSYAMVKYFEPYSLDTKKLAQKGQLLTHNKDRTILRIMKIQHLIETEFQPVSPEATLGELVEVIAHSRRNLFPVVTADRKLDGIILLENVREIMFKTEKYDLVKVRELMVKPPAIVQYDDSMADVMKKFDESGAWNLPVLRNETYQGFVSKSSIFTKYRKLLIKTTNVA is encoded by the coding sequence ATGCTCATCTCAAGTGTGCTGGTTGGCCTGACAGCCGGAATGGCCGCTGTGATTCTTAAAACGCTGGTACACTACATCCATGTGCTGCTGGCTTACGGTAACCGGCTTCTCGACCAGCCTTACTGGCTGGTGGTTTTCCCGATAATCGGTATCCTGCTGACGGTTTTTGTGGTGCGGGTCGCTTTTAACGGCAGCATTGGCCGAGGCACCGCGGGCGTGCTTTTCAGCATTTCGCAGAAGTCCAGCATGGTGGAGCGGCATAAGATGTACTCGCACGTGGTGACCAGTGCCTTTACCGCCGGCTTCGGTGGCTCGGCAGGTCTGGAGTCGCCGATTGTGGTAACGGGTTCGGCCATCGGCTCCAACTATGGCCGAGACTATCACCTCAACTACCGCGACCGCACCTTGCTTCTGGCAGCCGGGGCGGCGGCGGGTATCGCCGCGGTCTTTAACGCCCCCATTGCCGGTGTGCTCTTCGCCATCGAGGTGCTCCTGACGGACATCAGCATATCCGCCTTTATCCCGCTCATTATTTCAGCGGTGGTGGGCGCACTCTGCTCTAAACTCATCCTGCAGGAAGAAATCTTGTTTAACATTGGGCAGCGCGAGTTCTTCGCTGCCAGTCACCTGCCTTTCTATGTGCTTCTGGGTGTGCTTTGCGGCATGATGTCGGTGTATTATACGCGGATGGCCCTGCGGGTGGAGGAGCTTTTTGAAGAATATCAGTCCAAAGTATACAGCCGTGCCATAGTGGGCGGCATTCTGCTCGGGTTGCTGATTATGCTATTCCCGCCGCTTTTCGGGGAGGGCTATGACAGTATACGCCTGCTGGAGGGCAACAATGCACAGGAAATGCTGCAGAACAGCTGGCTGGCCTTTTTCGGCACCAATGAATGGCTTGTTCTCTGTTTTGTGGGAGCGCTGGCGCTGGTAAAGGTTTTTGCCGCCACCATTACCATTGCCTCCGGCGGTAACGGCGGTAACTTCGCCCCTTCTATGTTTGTGGGGGCCAGTACCGGCTTTTTCTTCTCCCGGCTGGTAAACCTGCTCAGCTTTAACAACCTGCCTGTTAGTAGTTTTGCGATGGTGGGCATGGCCGGAATCCTGAGCGGCGTTATGCACGCTCCCTTAACGGCGGTCTTCCTGATCGCCGAGATCACGGGCGGCTATACCTTGATGATTCCGCTGATGATTGTGGCAGCCACCTCCTATGCGATGGTGAAGTATTTTGAGCCCTACTCCCTTGATACGAAAAAACTGGCGCAAAAGGGCCAGCTGCTCACCCACAATAAGGACCGCACCATTCTGCGCATCATGAAAATTCAGCACCTCATCGAGACAGAGTTTCAGCCGGTTTCCCCGGAGGCGACGCTGGGTGAGCTGGTGGAGGTGATTGCCCATTCCCGCCGCAACCTGTTTCCGGTGGTAACGGCAGACCGTAAGCTCGACGGCATTATTCTGCTGGAGAACGTGCGCGAGATTATGTTCAAGACGGAGAAATACGACCTGGTGAAGGTGCGGGAGCTGATGGTGAAGCCGCCTGCCATTGTGCAGTATGACGATAGCATGGCCGACGTAATGAAGAAGTTCGATGAGTCGGGAGCATGGAACCTGCCGGTGTTGCGCAACGAAACCTACCAGGGCTTTGTGTCCAAGTCCAGCATTTTTACCAAGTACCGCAAGCTCCTTATTAAAACCACCAACGTGGCCTAG
- a CDS encoding o-succinylbenzoate synthase, with the protein MSLNLSFTRHALQFKFDARTSRGAISEHVAYYLRAWDTDSPDVFGLGECAPLAGLSVDYRPDLEEKLQQVVQLVNSGKMAQHSASGYLQELELQDWPALYFALETALLNLQQGGGWQLHNNGFSRSEEGIPINGLIWMGDKKFMQEQIEQKLKAGYTCLKLKIGSLDFTTELELLQSIREVAPGNSLTVRVDANGAFTPQEAFKKLERLAKYDLHSIEQPIRQGQHEEMAQLCAYTPVPVALDEELIGVQGSTAKAALLDTIKPQYIILKPTLVGGMAASAEWIQLAENRSIGWWVTSALESNIGLNAISQFTAQYNVAMPQGLGTGQLYHNNIPSPLQIEHGALWFRPTT; encoded by the coding sequence ATGAGCCTGAACCTAAGCTTTACCCGCCACGCCTTACAGTTTAAGTTTGATGCCCGCACCTCGCGCGGCGCCATTTCAGAACACGTTGCCTACTATCTCAGGGCCTGGGACACAGACAGTCCGGATGTGTTCGGGCTGGGGGAGTGTGCCCCACTGGCAGGCCTCAGCGTAGACTACCGCCCGGACCTGGAAGAGAAGCTGCAGCAGGTCGTGCAGCTGGTGAATTCCGGTAAAATGGCACAGCACAGCGCCTCCGGCTATCTGCAGGAGCTGGAGCTACAGGACTGGCCGGCGTTGTATTTTGCCCTCGAAACTGCCCTGCTAAACCTGCAGCAGGGCGGAGGCTGGCAGTTGCACAACAACGGCTTTAGCCGCAGCGAGGAAGGCATTCCTATCAATGGCCTGATCTGGATGGGAGACAAGAAGTTTATGCAGGAGCAGATAGAGCAAAAACTGAAGGCGGGTTATACTTGCCTGAAGCTCAAAATCGGCAGCCTGGACTTCACAACGGAGCTGGAGCTCCTGCAAAGCATCAGAGAAGTAGCGCCCGGCAACAGCCTGACGGTCCGTGTGGATGCCAACGGTGCTTTTACGCCGCAGGAGGCGTTTAAAAAACTGGAGCGGTTGGCAAAGTATGACCTGCACTCCATTGAGCAGCCCATCCGGCAGGGGCAGCATGAGGAAATGGCGCAGCTCTGCGCCTATACGCCGGTGCCTGTTGCGTTGGATGAAGAGCTGATCGGGGTACAGGGCTCTACGGCAAAAGCAGCCTTGCTGGACACCATCAAGCCTCAGTACATCATCTTAAAGCCGACTCTAGTGGGAGGGATGGCCGCCAGCGCGGAGTGGATACAACTGGCAGAGAACCGAAGCATCGGCTGGTGGGTAACATCGGCACTGGAGTCAAACATAGGCCTGAACGCCATCAGCCAGTTCACCGCGCAGTACAACGTGGCGATGCCGCAGGGCCTCGGCACCGGGCAGCTATACCACAACAACATCCCTTCTCCGCTGCAGATTGAGCACGGGGCACTGTGGTTCAGGCCAACTACGTGA